From Pseudodesulfovibrio sp. S3, one genomic window encodes:
- a CDS encoding GAK system ATP-grasp enzyme, whose product MKIGVIGIEGGWSSEKLADTVAEKTGGERVLINMEDVRLDLPSGNAYYNGHNLTDFDALIIKKIGARYSPDLLDRLEILRYLHERGLKIFSSPYSILRALDRLSCTISLQLKDIPMPPTTITESVDQALIAVADYGEAVFKPLYTSKARGMFVLEHSPDARAAVEKYKAENPIMYIQKTIDLGELDLGIAFLGGEYLTTYSRCKTNGAWNTTTASGGKYRAYEPSPEIIELARRAQADFNLDFTCVDVAITDHGPYVFEVSVFGGFRGIQETSGIDAAARYVDYVMENIR is encoded by the coding sequence GTGAAAATCGGAGTCATAGGTATTGAAGGCGGCTGGTCGTCCGAAAAGCTGGCCGACACTGTCGCGGAAAAAACCGGCGGCGAACGCGTGCTCATCAACATGGAAGATGTCCGTCTGGACCTGCCGTCCGGCAACGCCTACTACAACGGCCACAATCTCACGGATTTCGACGCGCTCATCATCAAGAAGATCGGGGCACGCTACTCGCCGGACCTCCTGGATCGACTGGAAATCCTGCGCTATCTGCATGAAAGAGGACTGAAGATATTCAGTTCGCCCTACTCCATCCTGCGGGCCCTTGACCGGCTTTCCTGCACCATCTCCCTGCAACTCAAGGATATCCCCATGCCGCCCACGACCATCACCGAGAGCGTGGACCAGGCATTGATCGCCGTGGCCGACTACGGCGAGGCCGTATTCAAGCCGCTCTATACCTCCAAGGCACGGGGCATGTTCGTGCTCGAACACAGCCCGGATGCACGGGCCGCCGTCGAGAAGTACAAGGCGGAAAACCCGATCATGTACATCCAGAAAACCATCGACCTGGGAGAACTCGACCTCGGCATCGCCTTTCTGGGCGGCGAATACCTGACCACCTACTCCCGATGCAAGACCAACGGAGCCTGGAACACCACCACGGCCTCGGGCGGCAAGTACCGCGCCTACGAACCTTCCCCGGAAATCATCGAACTGGCCCGCAGGGCCCAGGCCGACTTCAACCTCGACTTCACCTGCGTGGACGTGGCCATCACCGACCACGGCCCGTACGTCTTCGAGGTCTCGGTTTTCGGCGGGTTCCGAGGCATTCAGGAAACCAGCGGCATCGACGCGGCCGCACGATACGTTGACTACGTCATGGAGAACATCAGATGA
- a CDS encoding Gfo/Idh/MocA family oxidoreductase codes for MKKIRIGILSTAKIGLTKVIPAMQRSMHCDVTAICSRNEKSAHIAAKALNIPKAYGSYEQLLANPNIDAVYIPLPNHLHVQWAMTALEAGKHVLCEKPIGLNTAEARTLMDTAAKHPDLKIMEAFMYRHHPQWIEAGKLVTTGAIGELVTIQSFFSYYNANPENIRNKADIGGGGLMDIGCYNISLSRFLFRREPDRVAGFMDLDPTFGTDRLFSGMMNFAGKVSTFTCSTQLAEYQRVNILGTTGRIEILIPFNAPPDKPCTIILQDDSTDTVENISFDACDQYTIQADRFAMAVINNTDVPTPLSDALNNMHVLETLVKSAKTGQWVAC; via the coding sequence ATGAAGAAAATTCGCATAGGAATTCTGTCCACCGCCAAGATAGGCCTGACCAAAGTCATTCCGGCCATGCAACGATCCATGCACTGCGACGTGACCGCCATCTGTTCCCGCAACGAAAAATCGGCCCACATCGCGGCAAAAGCACTCAATATCCCCAAGGCCTACGGCAGTTATGAACAATTATTGGCCAACCCGAACATAGACGCCGTGTACATCCCCCTGCCCAACCATCTGCATGTCCAATGGGCCATGACCGCACTGGAAGCGGGCAAGCATGTCCTGTGCGAGAAGCCCATCGGACTGAACACTGCCGAGGCCAGAACCCTCATGGACACCGCCGCCAAACACCCGGACCTCAAGATCATGGAGGCGTTCATGTACCGCCACCACCCGCAGTGGATCGAAGCCGGAAAGTTAGTCACCACGGGAGCCATAGGCGAGCTGGTCACCATCCAGTCCTTCTTTTCCTATTACAACGCCAACCCGGAAAACATCCGCAACAAGGCGGACATCGGCGGGGGCGGCTTGATGGACATCGGCTGCTACAACATCTCGCTGTCGCGCTTCCTTTTCAGGCGGGAACCCGACCGCGTGGCAGGGTTCATGGACCTGGACCCGACCTTCGGCACGGACCGCCTCTTTTCGGGCATGATGAATTTTGCAGGCAAGGTCTCCACCTTCACCTGCTCCACCCAACTGGCCGAATACCAGAGGGTGAACATCCTCGGCACCACGGGCCGCATCGAAATTCTCATCCCTTTCAACGCCCCGCCCGACAAGCCCTGCACGATCATTCTGCAGGACGACTCCACAGACACCGTGGAAAATATCTCCTTCGACGCCTGCGACCAGTACACCATCCAGGCCGACCGCTTTGCCATGGCCGTGATCAACAACACGGACGTACCCACCCCGCTCAGCGATGCCCTGAACAACATGCATGTCCTGGAAACCCTGGTCAAAAGCGCCAAAACCGGCCAATGGGTGGCCTGCTGA
- a CDS encoding 5'-nucleotidase C-terminal domain-containing protein, producing MFKMMSSCLLALVIALGPQCALAFDLTVLHVNDSHSYLDATGDKLAPGGASTYVQTGGWARLQTAVDDVRGKRTNVVLLHAGDAVQGDLYFMKYGGKPEMELLDRLGFAAMTLGNHEFDKGADFLAGFLKYTKVPILCANMDASAVPALAARVKPYVVTEFQGEKVGIIGLTIEETATISSPGKVTFADEAKTALKYVRELEALGVNKIILLTHVGLETDKKLAASVPGVDVIVGGHSHSLLGGSEVLGALGLHPEADYPVVVKGADGNDVYVVTAWKWGRILGRLDVTFDDQGHATAARGKPVLILADTFKRKNEAGRKAELAGAPREELLALIKANPMAEVVVADSGATTFLGPFSEGVDAMRNDVIGTAAATLTHIRVPGLTDSGESLPHGSLIAPIVCQSMLAKLGTTKEPADIALMNAGGVRDSVSQGNITVGTAYTLMPFNNTLILLTLTGAQVKTALETGVTRSGGAFPYMSGARYTADMNRAEGERITDVEVLGRDGKWAGLDPARSYRLVTNSFLASGGDGYEVMKQATSSYDTGFVDAEAFIEYVQKEKTLTPLAAYGVTYIPAR from the coding sequence ATGTTTAAAATGATGAGCAGTTGTTTGTTGGCCCTTGTGATTGCTCTGGGGCCCCAGTGCGCATTGGCCTTTGATCTGACCGTGCTGCATGTCAACGATTCACATTCGTATCTTGACGCCACCGGAGACAAGCTCGCACCCGGCGGAGCTTCGACGTATGTGCAGACGGGCGGCTGGGCCAGGTTGCAGACCGCCGTGGATGACGTGCGCGGAAAGCGGACGAACGTGGTCCTGCTTCATGCCGGAGACGCGGTGCAGGGTGATCTTTATTTCATGAAATACGGCGGCAAGCCGGAGATGGAACTACTGGATCGCCTGGGTTTTGCAGCCATGACCCTCGGCAACCACGAGTTCGACAAGGGGGCCGACTTCCTGGCCGGATTTCTCAAGTATACCAAGGTTCCGATCCTCTGTGCCAACATGGACGCGTCCGCTGTCCCTGCCCTGGCCGCCAGGGTCAAGCCGTATGTCGTCACCGAATTCCAGGGTGAGAAGGTCGGCATTATCGGCCTGACCATCGAGGAAACGGCGACCATCTCCAGCCCCGGCAAGGTCACGTTTGCTGATGAGGCGAAGACCGCCTTAAAATATGTCCGAGAGCTTGAAGCCCTGGGCGTGAACAAGATCATCCTCCTGACCCATGTGGGGCTTGAGACCGACAAGAAGCTCGCTGCTTCAGTGCCGGGCGTGGACGTCATCGTGGGCGGTCATTCCCATTCCCTGCTCGGCGGTTCCGAGGTGCTGGGCGCGTTGGGTCTGCATCCCGAGGCGGACTATCCCGTCGTGGTCAAGGGTGCGGACGGCAACGACGTCTATGTGGTCACGGCCTGGAAATGGGGCCGCATCCTTGGCCGTCTGGACGTGACCTTTGATGATCAGGGCCATGCCACCGCCGCCCGGGGAAAGCCGGTCCTGATCCTGGCCGACACCTTCAAGCGCAAAAACGAAGCGGGCAGGAAGGCCGAGCTTGCGGGCGCGCCCCGCGAGGAACTGCTGGCCCTGATCAAGGCCAATCCCATGGCCGAAGTGGTGGTTGCGGACAGTGGGGCTACGACCTTTCTCGGCCCCTTCAGCGAGGGCGTGGACGCCATGCGCAACGATGTCATCGGCACCGCCGCTGCAACGTTGACACATATCCGGGTGCCGGGCCTTACCGATTCCGGGGAATCCCTGCCCCACGGCAGCCTCATCGCCCCGATCGTCTGCCAGTCCATGCTCGCCAAGCTCGGCACGACCAAGGAACCGGCGGACATCGCCCTGATGAACGCGGGCGGCGTGCGTGATTCCGTCAGCCAGGGGAACATCACCGTGGGCACGGCCTACACCCTTATGCCGTTCAACAATACCCTGATCCTTCTGACCCTGACCGGCGCGCAGGTGAAGACCGCCCTTGAGACCGGCGTGACGCGAAGTGGCGGGGCTTTTCCCTATATGAGCGGCGCCCGTTACACTGCGGACATGAACAGGGCCGAAGGCGAACGCATCACCGATGTGGAGGTTCTGGGCCGAGACGGCAAATGGGCCGGACTCGACCCGGCGCGGTCCTACCGGCTGGTCACCAACTCATTTCTCGCTTCCGGCGGCGACGGCTACGAGGTCATGAAGCAGGCAACAAGCAGCTATGACACGGGATTTGTCGATGCCGAGGCGTTCATCGAATACGTGCAGAAGGAAAAGACGCTTACGCCGCTCGCCGCATACGGCGTGACCTATATCCCGGCACGGTAG
- a CDS encoding amphi-Trp domain-containing protein: protein MADDKFIFDSLQDSDTIKAFLQALTEGFDKGSITLDTNGDEIHLSPKGLLSFTVKARKKGNENKLSIKIAWKENASALSSQSTALTVS from the coding sequence ATGGCAGATGACAAGTTCATTTTCGATTCGCTGCAGGACAGCGACACCATCAAGGCTTTTTTGCAGGCACTCACCGAGGGGTTCGACAAGGGCTCCATCACCCTGGATACCAACGGCGACGAAATCCACCTCTCCCCCAAGGGTCTTCTCAGCTTCACGGTCAAGGCCAGGAAAAAGGGCAATGAGAACAAGCTCTCCATCAAAATTGCCTGGAAGGAGAACGCATCGGCCCTCTCCTCGCAATCGACCGCCCTCACGGTGAGCTGA
- a CDS encoding pyrimidine/purine nucleoside phosphorylase, giving the protein MSEFTNVTVAKKANIYFDGQVTSRAVTFGDGSVKTLGIMLPGEYEFGTGKPELMEIQAGELTVQLPGSDQWVSVVGGQSFNVPGDAKFRLRVTAVTDYCCSYLD; this is encoded by the coding sequence ATGTCCGAATTCACCAATGTCACCGTGGCCAAAAAAGCCAACATCTACTTTGACGGTCAGGTCACCAGTCGTGCCGTCACCTTTGGGGACGGCAGCGTGAAAACGCTCGGCATCATGCTGCCCGGCGAATACGAGTTCGGTACGGGCAAGCCCGAGCTCATGGAGATCCAGGCCGGGGAGCTGACCGTCCAACTGCCCGGTTCCGACCAATGGGTGTCCGTTGTCGGCGGCCAGAGCTTCAATGTGCCCGGCGACGCCAAGTTCCGGCTCAGGGTCACGGCGGTCACCGATTACTGCTGCTCCTACCTGGACTAG
- a CDS encoding amphi-Trp domain-containing protein, giving the protein MEKQKVGVTKTLEYEDAVAYLEALTKSFKSGTIVIESGEDHVVMKPSGQVSIKVEAKTKKDKQKIGFEIAWNDADAADLKISDREPAGVPAERKPAEVPATQQKAEVPAKVEPSKAPAKKSKEKKPKPKKNKAAPTAGNKK; this is encoded by the coding sequence ATGGAAAAACAGAAAGTCGGCGTGACAAAGACCCTGGAATACGAAGATGCCGTGGCCTACCTGGAGGCCCTGACCAAGAGCTTCAAGTCCGGCACCATAGTCATTGAATCCGGCGAGGATCATGTGGTCATGAAACCCTCGGGCCAGGTCTCGATCAAGGTGGAAGCCAAGACCAAGAAGGACAAGCAGAAAATCGGTTTTGAGATCGCCTGGAACGATGCAGACGCCGCCGATCTCAAGATCAGCGACAGGGAGCCCGCAGGCGTGCCCGCCGAGAGAAAACCGGCTGAAGTCCCGGCAACCCAACAGAAGGCGGAAGTACCTGCCAAGGTGGAGCCGTCCAAGGCTCCGGCAAAGAAATCCAAAGAGAAAAAGCCCAAGCCCAAAAAAAACAAGGCAGCTCCGACTGCCGGCAACAAAAAATGA
- a CDS encoding amphi-Trp domain-containing protein, with the protein MSDDKRLGTNPLNWVAPNTALPRDERTPDTASDNRPTAGAFNGMSSGFFQPAGTITKEDQMGKGKIKIKQTMDTAQVVAYLKDLTRSLESGVIRAENEEGTLVLGVADTMEVELKLARKKDKAKCAIEMEWTDDGSKAEGLIIKNSD; encoded by the coding sequence ATGAGCGACGACAAACGGCTCGGAACCAATCCCCTGAACTGGGTCGCGCCCAACACCGCCCTGCCCAGGGATGAGCGGACTCCCGATACCGCCTCCGACAACAGACCTACCGCCGGAGCCTTCAACGGCATGTCGAGCGGATTTTTCCAACCCGCCGGGACGATCACCAAGGAGGATCAGATGGGCAAAGGCAAGATCAAGATCAAGCAGACCATGGACACCGCACAGGTCGTCGCCTACCTCAAGGATCTGACCCGGTCTCTGGAGTCCGGCGTCATCCGCGCGGAAAATGAGGAAGGAACCCTGGTCCTCGGCGTGGCCGACACCATGGAAGTGGAACTGAAGCTCGCCCGCAAGAAGGACAAGGCCAAATGCGCCATCGAAATGGAATGGACCGACGACGGCTCCAAGGCCGAAGGATTGATCATAAAAAACAGTGACTGA
- a CDS encoding HprK-related kinase B, producing MKLTGTTRKELAAEIKEAAPATRELLLHFGGCIIQANSSSDELHAALAGYFKEFVTEQGIPEIVISAHETPSPEMRLDFNVKQPDSGKTRIKEEWADLPDGRVVRKRLTGMHFLFGQGENVAVGPCLDNSNQVINFINNRFIEWKLNRGGFLGHAAGVIHNGRGISLAGFSGAGKSTLALHLMSKGTTFVSNDRIMVEENGDGLTMYGVAKQPRINPGTALHNPDLNGIVEPDLRDEFLDMPSDKLWQLEHKYDALIDECYGPGKFELRSPMNALVILNWTRSGGPMRTAMVDPMKRKDLLPAFMKSTGLFYLPENQDRQCDPDMDAYAKLLQKTDLVEISGGVDFEQASDICLKYMETGELVS from the coding sequence ATGAAGCTGACCGGCACCACTCGAAAGGAATTGGCAGCCGAAATCAAGGAGGCCGCCCCGGCCACACGGGAACTGCTCCTCCACTTCGGCGGCTGCATCATCCAGGCGAACAGCTCTTCGGACGAGCTCCATGCAGCCCTGGCGGGCTACTTCAAGGAATTCGTCACGGAACAGGGCATCCCGGAAATCGTCATTTCCGCCCACGAAACACCCTCGCCGGAAATGCGCCTCGACTTCAACGTCAAGCAGCCCGATTCCGGCAAGACCAGGATCAAGGAAGAATGGGCGGACCTGCCCGACGGTCGCGTCGTGCGCAAACGGCTCACCGGGATGCACTTCCTGTTCGGCCAGGGCGAGAACGTGGCCGTGGGCCCCTGCCTGGACAACAGCAACCAGGTCATCAATTTCATCAACAACCGGTTCATCGAGTGGAAGCTCAACCGGGGCGGTTTTCTCGGCCATGCGGCCGGTGTGATCCATAACGGGCGGGGTATTTCCCTGGCCGGTTTTTCGGGTGCAGGCAAGTCCACCCTGGCACTGCACCTCATGAGCAAGGGCACCACCTTCGTCAGCAACGACCGCATCATGGTCGAAGAGAACGGTGACGGCCTGACCATGTACGGCGTGGCCAAACAGCCCCGCATCAACCCCGGCACCGCCCTGCACAATCCCGATCTGAACGGCATTGTGGAACCGGATCTACGCGATGAGTTTCTGGACATGCCCTCGGATAAACTCTGGCAGTTGGAGCACAAGTATGATGCCCTCATCGACGAGTGCTACGGACCGGGAAAATTCGAGCTGCGCAGCCCCATGAACGCCTTGGTCATCCTCAACTGGACACGGAGCGGCGGCCCCATGAGAACGGCCATGGTTGACCCCATGAAACGAAAGGACCTGCTCCCGGCGTTCATGAAATCCACCGGCCTGTTCTACCTGCCCGAAAACCAGGACAGGCAATGCGACCCGGACATGGACGCCTACGCCAAACTGTTGCAAAAGACCGATCTTGTCGAGATCTCCGGCGGAGTGGACTTTGAGCAGGCATCCGATATATGTCTCAAGTACATGGAAACCGGCGAACTTGTGAGTTAA
- a CDS encoding ParA family protein — MRIIAVLNQKGGVGKTATTVNLGAALMRQERKVLLLDLDPQAHLTYSLGVMAHELPRTMGAALMQDCGLSDVTMERGGLHVVPASVALAGTEVDLAGTDNRETRLRTALQTVAGYDFVLIDCPPNLGLLTLNAMVAASELLVPVQPEFLALQSLGKLMETVGAIQGGWNPGLALTGILLTRYQRTKKLNREIRRNIKDYFGDALLETSIRDNISLAEAPSFGQDIFTYKPRSNGASDYRNLALELLRRGIP; from the coding sequence ATGCGAATCATAGCAGTACTCAACCAGAAGGGCGGAGTGGGCAAGACGGCCACCACGGTGAACCTGGGGGCAGCCCTGATGCGCCAGGAGCGGAAGGTGCTGCTGCTCGACCTCGACCCCCAGGCGCACCTGACATATTCCCTGGGCGTCATGGCCCATGAACTGCCGCGCACCATGGGGGCAGCCCTGATGCAGGACTGCGGCCTGTCGGACGTGACCATGGAGCGGGGAGGCCTGCATGTGGTGCCCGCCTCCGTGGCACTGGCAGGCACCGAGGTCGATCTGGCAGGAACGGACAACCGCGAGACCCGTCTTCGAACCGCCCTGCAAACGGTTGCCGGATACGACTTCGTCCTCATCGACTGCCCCCCGAACCTCGGGCTGCTCACCCTCAACGCCATGGTCGCTGCCTCTGAACTGCTGGTGCCCGTGCAGCCGGAATTCCTCGCCCTGCAAAGCCTGGGAAAACTCATGGAAACCGTGGGCGCGATTCAGGGCGGCTGGAACCCCGGCCTGGCCCTGACCGGCATCCTGCTGACCCGATACCAGCGCACCAAGAAACTCAACCGGGAGATCCGGCGCAACATCAAGGACTATTTCGGCGATGCCCTGCTGGAGACGAGCATCAGGGACAACATCTCCCTGGCCGAGGCTCCGAGTTTCGGCCAGGACATCTTCACCTACAAACCCCGCAGCAACGGGGCCTCGGACTATCGCAACCTGGCCCTGGAACTGCTTCGCAGAGGTATTCCATGA
- a CDS encoding GAK system CofD-like protein, which yields MRVRVTRDVEIPDPRKLERYRRTPELGPSILFFSGGTALRDTSRALIRYTHNSIHLITPFDSGGSSAILRQAFGMPAVGDIRNRLMALADQSVLGNPAIFDLFAHRLPKAATPTDLRRELDTLASGKHPLIRRVPDPMRKIIRNHFHQFVELMPEDFNLKGASLGNLVLTAGYLSNRRQMDPVIFLFSKLVQVCGLVRPTINKDLHLAVRLENGQVIVGQHQITGKESAPLASPIKDIWLTQSLNSVDPVQPAIRRKVAERILEADLICYPPGSFFSSVVANLLPDGVGKAVARNPCPKIFVPNTSVDPETPNMSVTARADMLRRSLVASGAPTGSDVLGHVLVDGTHGEYPGGLDPKELEKRGLTVIDAPLVTKESAPYIDAKCLSEILLSLC from the coding sequence ATGCGCGTACGTGTCACACGGGATGTCGAAATCCCCGACCCACGAAAACTGGAGCGGTACAGACGCACCCCGGAGCTGGGACCGTCCATCCTGTTCTTCAGTGGAGGCACGGCCCTGCGCGACACCTCCCGCGCGCTTATCCGGTACACCCACAATTCCATCCACCTGATCACGCCCTTTGACTCGGGCGGCAGCTCGGCCATCCTCCGGCAGGCCTTCGGCATGCCCGCCGTGGGCGACATCCGCAACCGGCTCATGGCCCTGGCCGACCAGTCCGTACTGGGCAACCCGGCCATATTCGACCTGTTCGCCCACCGCCTCCCGAAAGCGGCGACTCCGACGGACCTGCGCCGGGAACTGGACACCCTGGCCTCGGGCAAGCATCCCCTGATCCGACGCGTACCGGACCCCATGCGCAAGATCATCCGCAACCACTTTCACCAATTCGTGGAATTGATGCCCGAGGATTTCAACCTCAAGGGCGCGAGTCTGGGCAACCTCGTCCTGACCGCAGGTTACCTGTCCAACCGCCGGCAGATGGACCCTGTCATCTTCCTCTTTTCCAAACTGGTCCAGGTCTGCGGCCTGGTCCGGCCCACCATCAACAAGGACCTGCACCTGGCTGTCCGGCTCGAAAACGGGCAGGTAATAGTCGGCCAGCATCAGATCACCGGCAAGGAATCCGCTCCGCTCGCCTCGCCCATCAAGGACATCTGGCTGACACAGTCCCTGAACTCCGTCGACCCGGTGCAGCCCGCCATCCGCCGCAAGGTGGCGGAGCGCATCCTTGAGGCGGATCTGATCTGCTACCCCCCGGGCAGCTTCTTTTCCAGCGTGGTCGCCAATCTCCTGCCCGACGGCGTGGGCAAGGCCGTGGCCAGGAACCCCTGCCCCAAGATTTTTGTTCCCAACACCAGCGTTGACCCGGAAACCCCGAACATGAGCGTAACAGCCCGTGCGGACATGTTGCGCAGATCTCTCGTGGCGAGCGGCGCGCCGACCGGGTCGGACGTTCTGGGGCACGTGCTCGTGGACGGCACACACGGGGAATATCCGGGAGGCCTGGACCCGAAGGAACTTGAAAAACGGGGACTGACAGTGATCGACGCCCCGCTGGTGACCAAAGAAAGCGCGCCGTATATCGACGCGAAATGCCTGAGCGAAATTCTGCTGTCGCTATGCTGA
- a CDS encoding PhoU domain-containing protein, which yields MVTFEGLDENFKFIVLEVENQARSTRKFLASPSRKRYSKITSRDDYIDNLKTIIENKCYSRIHSDRTLDKNQLNKIRAMQVMCVNLEKIADYFVNIVKQMQYLDDQSFILRYDFNEVFDIILGRLAVILEAFRTENMSKALFICKAEPLLDDAYKVLFDRVMNEMGMGREAQSLITVIFIFRYLERVGDALLNVGEAIIFSLLGERIKIEQFEALQQTLSKSGFSDSFSDIDFSAIWGTRSGCRIGKVEPRDTPENTSKRRKQGSIYKEGNLEKIRKERESIKRWKQAFPDLVADIYGFHEEADKGSMLVEFLNGCTLDEVVLSGDDEFVGNALFIFESTVLETWTTTMEHFPVKTNYIGQLQSRLDDVLQTHPEFWRTPKTLGGSEVKSTERLLSSCADIENELEAPFSVFIHGDFNINNVVYNHEAQQVHYIDLYRSRDFDYVQDASVFLVSNFRIPLFDSDHRNRINSVIRQFYGFVKGFAEQHEDHTLEARMAFALARSFYTSTRFELNYKFAKELYNRSIFLLEKIHDYRGRKWEHFTLPEDVLYY from the coding sequence ATGGTCACATTCGAAGGGCTGGACGAGAACTTCAAGTTCATCGTCCTCGAAGTGGAAAATCAGGCACGCAGCACGCGCAAGTTCCTGGCTTCACCGTCCAGGAAGCGGTATTCGAAAATCACCTCGCGCGACGACTACATAGACAACCTCAAGACCATCATCGAGAACAAGTGCTACTCGCGCATCCACTCGGACCGCACCCTGGACAAGAACCAGCTCAACAAGATCCGCGCCATGCAGGTCATGTGCGTGAATCTCGAGAAGATCGCCGATTATTTCGTCAACATCGTCAAGCAGATGCAATATCTCGACGATCAGTCGTTCATCCTGCGCTACGACTTCAACGAAGTCTTCGACATCATACTGGGGCGACTGGCCGTCATCCTGGAGGCCTTCCGCACCGAGAACATGTCCAAGGCCCTGTTCATCTGCAAGGCCGAACCCCTGCTGGACGATGCATACAAGGTCCTGTTTGACCGGGTGATGAATGAGATGGGCATGGGCCGGGAAGCACAGAGCCTGATAACCGTGATCTTCATATTCCGCTATCTGGAGCGGGTGGGCGACGCACTCCTGAATGTCGGCGAGGCGATCATATTCTCGCTTCTGGGCGAACGGATCAAGATAGAGCAATTCGAAGCCCTGCAGCAGACCCTGTCCAAGTCCGGGTTCAGCGACTCCTTTTCCGACATCGACTTCAGCGCCATCTGGGGTACCCGGTCCGGCTGCCGCATCGGCAAGGTCGAACCGCGCGACACCCCCGAGAACACCTCCAAAAGGAGGAAGCAGGGGTCCATCTACAAGGAAGGCAACCTGGAAAAGATCCGCAAGGAACGGGAGTCGATCAAGCGTTGGAAGCAGGCCTTCCCCGACCTGGTGGCCGACATCTACGGTTTCCACGAGGAAGCGGACAAGGGCTCCATGCTGGTGGAATTTCTCAACGGCTGCACCCTGGACGAGGTGGTCCTGTCCGGCGACGACGAGTTCGTGGGCAACGCCCTGTTCATCTTCGAAAGCACGGTGCTGGAGACCTGGACCACGACCATGGAACATTTCCCGGTCAAGACAAACTACATCGGGCAACTCCAGTCCAGGCTGGACGATGTTCTCCAGACCCACCCGGAGTTCTGGCGCACCCCCAAGACCCTGGGCGGTTCCGAGGTGAAATCCACCGAACGGCTGCTCAGCTCCTGCGCCGATATCGAAAACGAACTGGAAGCGCCCTTTTCGGTCTTCATCCACGGCGATTTCAACATCAACAACGTGGTCTACAACCATGAGGCCCAGCAGGTCCACTACATCGATCTCTACCGCTCGCGCGATTTCGACTACGTCCAGGACGCTTCCGTCTTCCTGGTTTCCAACTTCCGCATCCCGCTCTTCGATTCCGACCACCGGAACAGGATCAACAGCGTGATCAGACAATTTTACGGATTCGTGAAGGGCTTTGCCGAACAGCACGAAGACCACACCCTGGAGGCGCGCATGGCCTTTGCCCTGGCCCGATCCTTCTACACCTCCACGCGGTTCGAACTGAACTACAAATTCGCCAAGGAATTGTACAACCGGTCCATATTCCTGCTGGAAAAGATACACGATTACCGGGGCCGCAAGTGGGAACATTTCACTCTGCCCGAAGACGTCCTCTATTATTAG
- a CDS encoding GAK system XXXCH domain-containing protein, translated as MNDDNKLNRYVDQKELADFFRTLADAIEKGGQDEFACIDNFKKIKIRVKNEFGQINLKARVKSAKPCEVSEDETVQAVDGKPKYSALKKRMKSSFRVLIKMIHDGIVPPKEAVESFLADSALMVTYAGFGDEYYESYTLACAALREAFDSGDIEKMHASVDVLIHEKSRCHAKFD; from the coding sequence ATGAACGACGACAACAAGCTGAACAGGTATGTGGATCAAAAAGAACTGGCCGACTTTTTCCGCACCTTGGCCGACGCCATTGAAAAAGGCGGACAGGACGAGTTCGCCTGCATCGACAATTTCAAGAAGATCAAGATCCGTGTGAAAAACGAGTTCGGACAGATCAATCTCAAAGCCAGAGTCAAGTCGGCCAAGCCGTGCGAGGTATCCGAAGACGAAACCGTGCAGGCCGTGGACGGAAAGCCGAAATACAGCGCACTCAAAAAGCGCATGAAATCAAGCTTCAGGGTGCTGATCAAGATGATTCACGACGGCATTGTTCCGCCGAAAGAGGCCGTTGAATCCTTCCTTGCCGACTCCGCACTCATGGTCACCTACGCCGGTTTCGGTGACGAGTACTACGAGAGTTACACCCTGGCCTGCGCCGCACTCAGGGAAGCGTTCGACTCCGGGGACATCGAGAAGATGCACGCGTCCGTGGACGTGCTGATCCATGAGAAGAGCCGCTGCCACGCCAAATTCGACTGA